One window of the Rosa rugosa chromosome 3, drRosRugo1.1, whole genome shotgun sequence genome contains the following:
- the LOC133735495 gene encoding uncharacterized protein LOC133735495: MLPSGYLIRPCEGGGSIIHIVDHLNLEAWSVPEVLRPLYESSKVVAQKRTIACCSATIPAKLCKRESTKQFHNSKIKFPLNSDEAFMSDYVLILILEQVQSGKASDKLLFTYFPFLVFWPYYMGC, from the exons ATGCTTCCTAGTGGTTATCTGATTCGACCGTGTGAGGGTGGAGGATCAATCATTCATATTGTTGACCACCTGAACCTTGAG GCTTGGAGTGTGCCGGAAGTGCTGCGACCGCTTTATGAATCGTCCAAAGTGGTAGCACAAAAAAGGACTATTGCG TGCTGCAGTGCCACGATCCCAGCTAAGCTTTGCAAGAGGGAAAGTACCAAGCAATTCCACAATTCCAAGATCAAGTTTCCATTGAACTCTGATGAAGCATTTATGTCAGATTATGTTTTAATCCTCATTTTAG AACAAGTTCAGTCTGGCAAGGCTTCTGATAAGCTGCTGTTTACGTACTTCCCTTTCCTGGTGTTTTGGCCATACTACATGGGCTGTTGA